A section of the Mycolicibacterium anyangense genome encodes:
- a CDS encoding transglycosylase family protein has product MSTIRRIVTLAVISGALALAGFVLSIGNASADSGVNWDAVAQCESGGNWAANTGNGFYGGLQFKPATWAANGGVGAPDQASREEQIRVAENIVSKQGIGAWPTCGAAAATPGFAVPVSNGSGAPAQDPCANVLSGPFKSIDFNKMCQAIHDPGKAIANALGLR; this is encoded by the coding sequence GTGAGCACCATTCGCAGGATCGTCACTCTGGCAGTCATCTCCGGAGCACTGGCTCTGGCCGGGTTCGTTCTGAGCATCGGCAATGCGTCGGCGGACAGCGGCGTCAACTGGGACGCGGTGGCACAGTGCGAGTCGGGCGGCAACTGGGCGGCCAACACCGGTAACGGCTTCTATGGCGGTCTGCAGTTCAAGCCGGCCACCTGGGCCGCCAACGGTGGCGTCGGCGCTCCCGACCAGGCCTCTCGCGAGGAGCAGATTCGGGTCGCCGAGAACATCGTGAGCAAGCAGGGCATCGGCGCCTGGCCGACCTGCGGTGCTGCCGCGGCCACCCCCGGCTTCGCCGTCCCGGTCTCCAACGGCTCTGGTGCCCCGGCTCAGGATCCGTGCGCGAACGTTCTGAGCGGCCCGTTCAAGTCGATCGACTTCAACAAGATGTGCCAGGCCATCCACGACCCGGGCAAGGCCATCGCCAACGCTCTCGGCCTGCGCTGA
- a CDS encoding transglycosylase family protein, which yields MLNHLRTTLARSFGMAAIGGAMVVAPMAMGTGTASADSGVNWDAVAACESGGNWAINTGNGYYGGLQFTLGTWRANGGSGSPHMASREEQIRVAENVLRTQGIGAWPVCGRRG from the coding sequence ATGTTGAACCACCTCCGCACGACGCTTGCACGGTCCTTCGGTATGGCCGCCATCGGCGGCGCCATGGTCGTCGCCCCGATGGCCATGGGTACCGGCACCGCTTCCGCCGACAGCGGCGTGAACTGGGATGCGGTCGCGGCCTGCGAGTCCGGCGGGAACTGGGCGATCAACACCGGAAACGGCTACTACGGCGGCCTGCAGTTCACCTTGGGCACCTGGCGTGCCAATGGTGGCAGCGGTTCGCCGCACATGGCATCGCGCGAGGAGCAGATCCGCGTGGCCGAGAACGTGCTGCGGACGCAGGGCATCGGCGCGTGGCCGGTGTGCGGTCGTCGCGGCTGA
- the mobA gene encoding molybdenum cofactor guanylyltransferase → MGASAPLAAVVLAGGASRRMGRDKATLAHPSAPTTMVEHTVAVLSPRCAPVFVIAAPGQALPNMNANVLRDEVRGVGPLLATGRGLRAAAAAGLDRAFVTAVDMPNLSVEVIDALVDDDGVDIVLPWDGRDHYLAGIYRTGLADHIDSLVAAGERSMRALAETVVTQRVVVPFEHQLANINSPADLAQQPSK, encoded by the coding sequence GTGGGTGCCTCCGCTCCGCTGGCCGCAGTAGTGCTGGCCGGGGGAGCGTCGCGCCGAATGGGGCGTGACAAGGCCACCCTCGCGCATCCGAGTGCTCCGACCACTATGGTGGAGCACACCGTCGCCGTGTTGAGCCCGCGCTGCGCCCCGGTGTTCGTGATCGCCGCACCCGGGCAGGCGCTGCCCAACATGAACGCCAACGTGCTGCGCGACGAGGTCCGTGGGGTTGGACCACTGTTGGCCACCGGTCGCGGCCTGCGGGCCGCGGCGGCCGCCGGCCTCGACCGGGCATTCGTGACCGCGGTCGACATGCCCAATCTGTCGGTCGAGGTCATCGACGCGTTGGTCGATGACGACGGTGTTGACATCGTCCTGCCGTGGGACGGCCGTGACCACTACCTGGCCGGGATCTACCGCACCGGACTGGCCGACCATATCGATTCGTTGGTGGCTGCGGGGGAACGCAGCATGCGGGCGTTGGCCGAGACGGTGGTGACCCAGCGAGTGGTGGTGCCGTTCGAGCATCAGCTGGCAAACATCAATTCGCCCGCTGACTTGGCTCAGCAACCCTCGAAATAA
- a CDS encoding 2-oxoacid:ferredoxin oxidoreductase subunit beta — translation MTDLIGTDLLAPVSKTAGVPTTDQPQKAKDFTTDQEVRWCPGCGDYVILNTIRNFLPELGLRRENIAFVSGIGCSSRFPYYLESYGFHSIHGRAPTIATGLALARPDLSVWVVTGDGDALSIGGNHLIHALRRNVNITVLLFNNRIYGLTKGQYSPTSEVGKVTKSTPMGSLDYPFNPVSLALGAEATFVGRALDSDRAGLSEVLRAAAAHRGAALVEILQDCPIFNDGSFDVLRKEGAEERVINVKQGEPVVFGANGEYCVVKSGFGLDVAKTADVSAADIVVHDAQIDDPAYSFALSRLSDQSLEHTVMGIFRQVNRPAYDDAARDQVRQAREATPHDLHALQSLLRGRDTWTVD, via the coding sequence ATGACCGACCTGATCGGAACAGACCTGCTGGCCCCGGTGTCCAAGACCGCCGGCGTCCCGACGACGGACCAGCCGCAGAAGGCCAAGGACTTCACCACCGACCAGGAAGTGCGTTGGTGCCCGGGGTGTGGTGACTACGTCATCCTCAACACCATCCGCAACTTCCTGCCCGAGCTCGGGCTGCGGCGGGAGAACATCGCCTTCGTCAGCGGCATCGGCTGTTCCAGCCGGTTCCCGTACTACCTGGAGAGCTACGGCTTCCACTCCATCCACGGGCGCGCCCCGACCATCGCGACCGGCCTGGCTCTGGCCCGCCCGGATCTGTCGGTGTGGGTCGTCACCGGTGACGGGGATGCGCTGTCGATCGGCGGCAACCACCTGATCCATGCGCTGCGCCGCAACGTCAACATCACGGTCCTGTTGTTCAACAACCGGATCTACGGCCTGACCAAGGGCCAGTACTCGCCGACCTCGGAGGTCGGCAAGGTCACCAAGTCCACCCCGATGGGCTCGCTGGACTACCCCTTCAACCCGGTGTCGCTGGCGCTGGGCGCCGAGGCGACGTTCGTGGGCCGGGCGCTGGACTCCGACCGCGCCGGTCTGTCGGAAGTGCTGCGCGCGGCCGCCGCACACCGCGGTGCCGCCCTGGTCGAGATCCTGCAGGACTGCCCGATCTTCAACGACGGCTCCTTCGACGTGCTCCGCAAGGAGGGTGCCGAGGAGCGCGTCATCAACGTCAAGCAGGGTGAGCCCGTGGTCTTCGGTGCCAACGGTGAGTACTGCGTGGTCAAGAGCGGGTTCGGGCTGGACGTCGCGAAGACCGCTGACGTCTCGGCCGCCGACATCGTGGTGCACGACGCCCAGATCGACGATCCGGCGTACTCGTTCGCACTGTCGCGGTTGAGCGATCAGAGCCTCGAGCACACGGTGATGGGCATCTTCCGGCAGGTCAACCGGCCGGCCTACGACGATGCCGCCCGCGACCAGGTCCGCCAGGCACGCGAGGCCACCCCGCACGATCTGCACGCGTTGCAGTCGCTGCTGCGCGGGCGCGACACCTGGACCGTGGACTAG
- a CDS encoding 2-oxoacid:acceptor oxidoreductase subunit alpha — translation MGPNGNGAAGNRQKLEKVVIRFAGDSGDGMQLTGDRFTSEAALFGNDLATQPNYPAEIRAPQGTLPGVSSFQIQIADYDILTAGDRPDVLVAMNPAALKANIADLPRGGLVIANSDEFTKRNLAKVGYESNPLEDSSLEEYVVVPVAMTTLTLGAVEAIGASKKDGQRAKNMFALGLLSWMYGRPIEASETFIREKFARKPDVAEANVLALKAGWNYGETTEAFGTTYEVSPAKLAPGEYRQISGNTALAYGVIAAGQLADIQVILGTYPITPASDILHELSKYKNFNVLTFQAEDEIAGVGAAIGASYGGALGVTSTSGPGVSLKSEAIGLAVMTELPLLVIDVQRGGPSTGLPTKTEQSDLLQALFGRNGESPVAVLAAKSPSDCFEVAIEAARIALTYRTPVILLSDGAIANGSEPWRIPDVGSFAPIDPNFAQPGADFAPYNRDPETLARQFAVPGTPGLEHRIGGLEKANGSGAISYEPANHDLMVRLRQAKIDGISVPDLEVDDPTGDAELLLLGWGSSYGPIGEACRRARRRGIKVAHAQLRYLNPFPANLGEVLARYSKVVVPEMNLGQLALVLRGKYLADVQSVTKVQGMAFLADEVEGIIDGALDGTLSETETDKAKFARLAAATAGVNA, via the coding sequence GTGGGTCCGAACGGCAACGGAGCTGCGGGTAACCGGCAGAAACTCGAGAAGGTCGTCATCCGGTTCGCCGGCGACTCTGGCGACGGTATGCAGCTCACCGGTGACCGGTTCACCTCGGAGGCCGCGCTGTTCGGCAACGACCTTGCGACGCAACCGAATTACCCGGCCGAGATCCGCGCCCCTCAGGGCACGCTGCCCGGTGTCTCGTCGTTCCAGATCCAGATCGCCGACTACGACATCCTCACCGCGGGTGACCGTCCCGACGTGCTGGTCGCCATGAACCCGGCGGCGTTGAAGGCCAATATCGCCGACCTGCCGCGTGGCGGCCTGGTGATCGCCAACTCCGACGAGTTCACCAAGCGCAATCTGGCCAAGGTGGGTTACGAGAGCAACCCCCTGGAGGACAGCAGCCTCGAGGAGTACGTCGTCGTGCCGGTCGCGATGACCACGCTCACACTCGGTGCCGTCGAGGCGATCGGGGCGTCCAAGAAGGACGGCCAGCGCGCCAAGAACATGTTCGCCCTCGGTCTGCTGTCGTGGATGTACGGCCGTCCGATCGAGGCCAGCGAGACGTTCATCCGGGAGAAGTTCGCCCGTAAGCCCGATGTCGCCGAGGCGAACGTGCTGGCGCTGAAGGCCGGCTGGAACTACGGCGAGACCACCGAGGCCTTCGGCACCACCTACGAGGTGTCCCCGGCCAAGCTCGCCCCGGGCGAGTACCGGCAGATCTCGGGCAACACGGCGCTGGCGTACGGCGTCATCGCCGCCGGTCAGCTCGCCGACATTCAGGTGATCCTGGGTACCTACCCGATCACCCCGGCGTCGGACATCCTGCACGAGCTCTCCAAGTACAAGAACTTCAACGTGCTGACCTTCCAGGCCGAGGACGAGATCGCCGGCGTCGGTGCCGCGATCGGTGCCTCCTACGGTGGAGCGCTGGGTGTCACCAGCACCTCGGGTCCCGGTGTCTCGCTGAAGTCCGAGGCCATCGGCCTGGCGGTCATGACCGAACTGCCGTTGCTGGTGATCGACGTGCAGCGCGGCGGGCCCTCGACCGGCCTGCCGACCAAGACCGAGCAGTCCGACCTGCTGCAGGCGCTGTTCGGCCGCAACGGTGAATCCCCGGTCGCGGTGCTGGCCGCCAAGTCACCGTCGGACTGCTTCGAGGTGGCCATCGAAGCCGCACGAATCGCCCTGACCTACCGCACTCCGGTCATCCTGCTGTCCGACGGCGCGATCGCCAACGGCTCGGAGCCCTGGCGAATCCCCGACGTCGGCAGCTTCGCCCCGATCGATCCGAACTTCGCCCAGCCCGGTGCGGACTTCGCGCCCTACAACCGTGACCCGGAGACGCTGGCTCGCCAGTTCGCCGTCCCCGGCACCCCGGGCCTGGAGCATCGCATCGGTGGCCTGGAGAAGGCCAACGGCTCAGGCGCCATCTCCTACGAGCCGGCCAACCACGACCTGATGGTCCGGCTGCGCCAGGCCAAGATCGACGGCATCTCGGTGCCCGATCTCGAGGTCGATGACCCGACCGGTGACGCCGAGCTGCTGCTGCTCGGTTGGGGCAGCTCCTACGGCCCGATCGGCGAGGCCTGCCGGCGCGCCCGTCGGCGCGGTATCAAGGTGGCCCACGCTCAGCTGCGCTACCTCAACCCGTTCCCGGCCAACCTCGGTGAGGTGCTCGCGCGCTACTCGAAGGTCGTCGTGCCGGAGATGAACCTGGGCCAGCTGGCGCTGGTGCTGCGCGGGAAGTACCTGGCCGACGTCCAGTCGGTGACCAAGGTGCAGGGCATGGCCTTCCTGGCCGACGAGGTCGAAGGCATCATCGATGGCGCCCTCGACGGAACACTCAGTGAGACCGAAACTGACAAGGCGAAGTTCGCCAGGCTGGCGGCTGCGACTGCGGGAGTGAACGCATGA
- a CDS encoding PfkB family carbohydrate kinase, whose protein sequence is MTVLGNLAIDVIDGAPPSPGGCASFAGVALQAAGGHGRIVGLAADEDQPLFAPLLERFGPLLTILGADRTSSFRLDYSDVDHRQMSVEALGPVWGPAELDAANPNTTWVHLAPLLRTDFPASTLALLAQRGHRVAYDGQGLVRADRLGPLVVDADYPPELLADIDILKLAEDEAVIVADGAFAQGTADRLGVPEILVTFGSEGCDIYTDGSCVRVPAAWRVDGVQTTGAGDMFTSCYVANRAAGAEPVLAAKAASELVAAELDRRRGDRS, encoded by the coding sequence GTGACCGTGCTGGGCAATCTGGCCATCGACGTCATCGACGGCGCGCCGCCCTCACCCGGTGGATGCGCGTCGTTCGCCGGTGTGGCGCTGCAGGCAGCCGGCGGTCATGGCCGGATCGTGGGCCTGGCCGCCGACGAGGACCAACCACTATTCGCGCCCTTGCTCGAGAGGTTCGGCCCGCTCCTCACCATCTTGGGCGCCGACCGGACTAGCTCGTTCCGGCTCGACTACTCCGATGTGGACCACCGCCAGATGTCGGTAGAGGCGCTCGGTCCGGTGTGGGGGCCCGCCGAGCTCGATGCTGCCAATCCGAATACGACGTGGGTTCACCTGGCGCCGCTTCTGCGCACCGACTTCCCGGCCTCGACGCTGGCGCTGCTCGCGCAGCGCGGTCACCGGGTCGCCTACGACGGTCAGGGTCTGGTCCGTGCCGACCGGCTCGGTCCGTTGGTCGTCGATGCCGACTACCCGCCGGAGCTACTGGCCGATATCGACATCCTCAAGCTTGCCGAGGATGAGGCGGTGATCGTTGCCGATGGTGCCTTCGCGCAGGGCACCGCCGACCGGCTCGGCGTCCCCGAGATCCTGGTGACGTTCGGTTCCGAGGGGTGCGACATCTATACCGACGGCAGCTGCGTGCGGGTCCCCGCAGCGTGGCGCGTCGATGGGGTGCAGACCACCGGCGCAGGTGACATGTTCACCTCGTGCTACGTGGCCAACCGGGCGGCCGGGGCGGAGCCGGTCTTGGCCGCCAAGGCTGCCAGTGAGCTCGTTGCCGCTGAACTGGACAGGCGCCGCGGCGACCGGTCGTAG
- a CDS encoding LacI family DNA-binding transcriptional regulator — translation MAHRFKVREIAQQSGLSEATIDRVLNGRPGVREATRAEVLQAIEDLEKQRAQLRLNGRRYLIDVVMQTPRRFSDAFRAAVEAELPAFAPAMLRARFHLWESGSTEQMVETLSRIRGSHGVILKAQDEPEVAEAVDRLVAANVPVVTYTTDIPASARCGYVGIDNHGAGVTAAYLMDQWLGDSPVDVLITLSRNVFRNEAEREVGFRSALRRSGRGVVEVSGSDGIDASNERLVLDALEHHPTVAAVYSVGGGNTATVAAFDRLGRACRVFIAHDLDQDNRRLLREGRLSAVLHNDLRADARLAMRLILAEHRALRAEPARPVPIQVITPYNLPG, via the coding sequence ATGGCGCACCGATTCAAGGTTCGGGAGATCGCCCAGCAGTCCGGGCTGTCGGAAGCGACCATCGATCGGGTGTTGAACGGGCGCCCGGGGGTGCGCGAGGCCACTCGCGCCGAGGTGCTGCAGGCGATCGAGGATCTGGAGAAGCAGCGAGCACAACTGCGACTCAACGGCCGCCGCTATCTCATCGACGTCGTGATGCAAACCCCGCGCCGGTTCTCCGACGCTTTCCGCGCTGCGGTCGAGGCCGAATTGCCGGCGTTCGCGCCGGCGATGCTGCGTGCGCGATTCCATCTCTGGGAGTCCGGGTCCACCGAGCAGATGGTGGAGACGTTGAGCCGAATCCGGGGCAGCCATGGGGTGATCCTCAAGGCGCAGGACGAGCCGGAGGTGGCCGAGGCCGTCGATCGGCTGGTCGCCGCGAATGTTCCCGTGGTTACCTACACCACCGACATCCCGGCCAGTGCACGCTGCGGCTATGTCGGGATCGACAATCATGGTGCCGGGGTCACCGCTGCATACCTCATGGACCAGTGGCTCGGTGATTCACCGGTAGATGTCTTGATCACCTTGAGCCGCAACGTGTTCCGGAATGAGGCGGAACGTGAGGTTGGTTTCAGGTCGGCGCTTCGCCGTTCCGGTCGCGGCGTCGTGGAGGTCAGCGGAAGTGACGGTATCGATGCGAGCAACGAGCGCCTCGTCCTGGACGCGCTCGAACACCATCCCACGGTGGCGGCCGTGTATTCGGTGGGCGGGGGTAACACCGCAACGGTGGCTGCCTTCGACCGATTGGGGCGCGCCTGCAGAGTGTTCATCGCCCACGACCTGGACCAGGACAACCGGCGGCTGCTCCGCGAGGGCCGCCTGTCGGCGGTGCTCCACAACGATCTGCGCGCCGATGCGCGGCTCGCGATGCGGTTGATTCTGGCCGAACACCGAGCGTTGCGGGCAGAGCCAGCGCGGCCCGTTCCGATCCAGGTGATCACGCCGTATAACCTGCCCGGGTGA
- a CDS encoding phytanoyl-CoA dioxygenase family protein: protein MTDVRAPASPWLDGSAPGLAELRRVAERETDPRSYPHAAQVRDNILVYRATDLADADRRLLQGELIRALTDGPGVVVFTGAFEPAVVDAASAAFDTLITVQRGSGGTAGDHFGSAGANDRLWNAAQKLALQAPEVYAEYYANDALALICQAWLGPRYQVTAQVNVVNPGGAAQVPHRDYHLGFVTPAQLADYPAHVHRLSPALTLQGAVAHTAMPVESGPTMLLPYSQLVEGGYLAFHRPEFIDYFASHHVQIPLQKGDAVFFNPALYHGAGANTSADIRRMANLLQVSSPFGRAMEALDHTAMVRAVYPALRAMRAAGRAPAELLNVVVAAADGYPFPTNLDNDQPIGSLAPPSQVDVVLAALADDLTPDALDVALRDQNERRIP, encoded by the coding sequence ATGACCGACGTCCGGGCACCGGCATCACCCTGGCTGGACGGCTCGGCACCCGGACTCGCCGAACTGCGACGGGTGGCCGAGCGGGAGACCGACCCGCGCTCTTACCCGCATGCCGCCCAGGTTCGCGACAACATCCTCGTCTACCGCGCTACGGATCTGGCCGACGCCGACCGTCGACTACTACAGGGTGAGCTCATCAGGGCCCTCACCGACGGCCCCGGTGTCGTGGTGTTCACCGGGGCGTTCGAACCTGCCGTCGTCGATGCGGCCAGCGCAGCGTTCGACACCCTCATCACAGTTCAGCGCGGCTCAGGCGGCACTGCCGGCGACCACTTCGGCTCCGCCGGTGCCAATGACCGGCTGTGGAATGCCGCTCAGAAGCTGGCGCTGCAAGCACCCGAGGTGTACGCCGAGTACTACGCCAACGACGCGCTGGCCCTGATCTGCCAGGCCTGGCTGGGCCCGCGCTATCAGGTCACCGCACAGGTGAACGTGGTCAATCCCGGTGGCGCAGCCCAGGTTCCCCATCGCGACTACCATCTCGGCTTCGTCACGCCGGCCCAGCTGGCCGACTATCCGGCCCATGTTCACCGACTGTCCCCGGCCCTGACCCTGCAAGGGGCGGTTGCCCACACGGCAATGCCGGTGGAAAGCGGACCGACCATGCTGCTGCCCTATTCGCAGCTTGTCGAGGGCGGTTACCTGGCGTTCCACCGACCCGAATTCATCGACTACTTCGCCAGCCATCACGTGCAGATCCCGTTGCAGAAGGGCGATGCTGTCTTCTTCAATCCGGCGCTGTATCACGGGGCGGGGGCCAACACCTCGGCCGATATTCGGCGGATGGCCAACCTGCTGCAGGTCTCATCACCCTTCGGCCGGGCGATGGAGGCCCTCGACCACACCGCCATGGTGCGGGCCGTCTACCCGGCGCTGCGCGCGATGAGGGCGGCTGGCCGCGCACCCGCAGAACTGCTCAATGTCGTCGTCGCCGCCGCGGACGGCTATCCCTTCCCCACCAACCTCGACAACGACCAGCCGATCGGCAGCCTTGCACCGCCCAGCCAGGTGGATGTGGTGCTCGCAGCGCTGGCCGACGACCTGACCCCCGATGCCCTCGACGTCGCGCTGCGCGACCAGAACGAACGGAGAATCCCATGA
- a CDS encoding Gfo/Idh/MocA family protein: protein MTTLGVIGLGRIGAFHTETLSNLAGVDGLVVTDERPDVVAAVAAKHGAKPVYSVEQLLDSGIDGVVVAAATPAHADLTLAAVAKGLPTFCEKPIAAGAAESARVAEVIARSGVPVQVGYQRRFDAAFAAAKRAVDNGSLGTLHTVRSTTMDPAPPPFDYLAGSGGIFRDCAVHDFDALCWITGQRAVEVYATGSVQGDPRFNEIDDVDTAVVVVTFENGTLGVVSAARYNARGYDCRLEVHGFDDSVVAGWDQGVPVRNTDPHNTFPEGPAHHFFMDRFTDAFRAELAAFVDVTKGSATTGATVADAVQVAWIAEAATESLHRHAPVRIEEVQAR from the coding sequence ATGACCACACTCGGCGTCATCGGCCTGGGCCGAATCGGTGCATTTCATACCGAAACACTGAGCAACCTCGCCGGTGTCGACGGCCTTGTCGTCACCGACGAACGGCCGGACGTGGTGGCTGCGGTGGCTGCCAAGCACGGCGCCAAACCGGTGTATTCCGTTGAACAACTGCTTGATTCAGGCATCGACGGAGTGGTGGTCGCGGCGGCCACGCCCGCCCACGCGGACCTGACACTGGCGGCGGTCGCCAAGGGACTGCCGACCTTCTGCGAGAAGCCGATTGCAGCCGGTGCCGCCGAGAGCGCGCGAGTGGCCGAGGTGATCGCCCGCTCCGGAGTCCCGGTGCAGGTGGGTTACCAACGTCGCTTCGACGCCGCCTTCGCGGCCGCCAAGCGGGCGGTGGACAACGGATCGCTGGGCACGTTGCACACCGTCCGCAGCACCACGATGGATCCCGCCCCGCCGCCGTTCGACTACCTGGCCGGCTCGGGCGGCATCTTTCGCGACTGCGCGGTTCACGATTTCGACGCGTTGTGCTGGATCACCGGACAGCGTGCGGTGGAGGTGTACGCCACCGGCAGCGTTCAGGGCGATCCGCGTTTCAACGAGATCGACGACGTGGACACCGCCGTCGTGGTCGTGACGTTCGAGAACGGCACACTAGGCGTGGTCTCGGCGGCCCGCTACAACGCTCGCGGGTACGACTGCCGGCTAGAAGTGCATGGATTCGACGATAGCGTGGTCGCCGGCTGGGACCAGGGAGTGCCGGTTCGAAACACCGACCCGCACAACACCTTTCCGGAGGGCCCTGCGCACCATTTCTTCATGGATCGGTTCACCGACGCGTTCCGCGCCGAGCTGGCCGCCTTTGTCGACGTGACCAAAGGCAGTGCCACCACCGGTGCCACAGTCGCCGATGCCGTTCAGGTGGCCTGGATCGCCGAGGCCGCCACTGAGTCACTGCACCGGCACGCGCCGGTGCGTATCGAGGAGGTACAAGCCCGATGA
- a CDS encoding sugar phosphate isomerase/epimerase family protein translates to MNLKIAGAPISWGVCEVPGWGYQLTPDRVLAEMAQAGLSATELGPEGFLPSDPAALVTVLDEHGLSCVGSFAPVVLHDPSHDPVTDVAAVLDSLVASRGSMLVLAAATGTEGYDSRPELDEEQWSTLLSNLDRLAAVAAERGITAVLHPHVGTMVEKGVEVDRVLTGSSIQLCLDTGHLLIGGTDPLLLAQSVPDRIAHTHLKDVDATLAASVQAGELTYTEAVAQGMYTPLGTGDVDIAGIVTALLANGFDGWFVLEQDTILSGEPEGQGPLRDVVASVTHLRDIAGRIPA, encoded by the coding sequence ATGAATCTCAAGATTGCCGGTGCCCCGATTTCCTGGGGTGTCTGCGAAGTCCCCGGCTGGGGCTACCAACTGACCCCTGACCGGGTGCTCGCCGAGATGGCCCAAGCCGGGCTGTCGGCCACCGAGCTGGGACCGGAGGGCTTCCTGCCGTCCGACCCCGCCGCACTGGTCACCGTGCTCGATGAACACGGTCTGAGCTGTGTCGGCAGCTTCGCGCCGGTGGTGCTGCACGATCCCAGCCATGACCCGGTCACCGACGTGGCAGCGGTACTGGATTCTCTTGTCGCGTCCCGTGGTTCGATGCTCGTTCTCGCGGCGGCCACCGGCACCGAGGGCTATGACTCCCGCCCTGAGCTCGACGAGGAGCAGTGGTCGACGTTGCTGTCCAACCTGGATCGGCTGGCCGCAGTCGCCGCCGAGCGGGGAATCACCGCGGTGCTGCATCCGCACGTCGGCACTATGGTCGAGAAAGGCGTCGAGGTGGACAGGGTGCTGACGGGTTCCTCGATCCAGTTGTGCCTGGACACCGGGCACCTGCTGATCGGCGGAACGGATCCACTGCTGTTGGCCCAGTCGGTACCTGACCGGATCGCCCACACCCACCTCAAGGATGTCGATGCGACGCTGGCCGCCAGCGTGCAGGCCGGTGAACTCACCTACACCGAGGCAGTCGCCCAGGGCATGTACACCCCGCTCGGCACGGGCGACGTCGACATTGCCGGAATCGTCACCGCGTTGTTGGCCAACGGCTTCGACGGCTGGTTCGTTCTCGAGCAGGACACCATTCTCAGCGGCGAGCCGGAAGGCCAAGGACCATTGCGCGACGTAGTGGCCAGCGTCACCCACCTGCGGGACATCGCCGGCCGCATCCCGGCATGA